A window of Nocardioidaceae bacterium genomic DNA:
CAAGCCCGACCTGCTGACCGAGGTCTTCGAGAGCCGTCCCGAGGTGCTCGCGCACAACGTCGAGACCGTGCCCCGCATCTTCAAGCGCATCCGCCCGGCGTTCACCTACGAGCGGTCCCTCGGGGTCCTCACCCAGGCACGCGACTTCGGCCTGGTCACCAAGTCCAACCTCATCCTCGGCATGGGCGAGACCCGCGAGGAGGTCAGCCAGGCGCTGCGCGACCTCCACGAGGCGGGCTGCGAGCTGATCACGATCACGCAGTACCTCCGCCCCTCGCCGCGCCACCACCCCGTCGAGCGGTGGGTGAAGCCGGAGGAGTTCGTCGAGCTCAAGGACGAGGCCGACGCGATCGGGTTCTCCGGTGTGATGAGCGGGCCGCTGGTGCGGTCCTCCTACCGGGCGGGGCGTCTCTACCAGCAGGCGATGGCCGCGCGCGGTGAGACGGTCGACATCGAGCGCCCGGCCTCGCCGGTCGCGCCCGCTGCCGTCTGAGGCGTACGCCCGGCCCCTGGCGCCCTGTAGGACAATGACGTCATGGCGCGCGAGAAGAAGCAGAAGAAGGCGAAGAAGCCGAAGGGTCAGGGGCGCATCGCCCAGCTGAGGCAGAGCTGGACGATGACCCGCAAGGTCGACCCCAGGATGCCGCTGGTCGTGGCGGCCTGGGCGGTCGGCGTCGCCGCGGTGACCTTCCTCGTCTTCGGGGTCCTGCTGCCCGGCATCCTCGCGGTGAGCATCGTCCTGGCGGTCTTCGCCGGTCTGCTCGCGGGTCTGATCGTCTTCGGACGTCGCGCGGAGCGGGGTGCGTACGCCCAGATCGAGGGTCAGCCCGGCGCGGCGGCCGCGGTGCTGGACTCGCTGAAGCGTGGCTACAAGACCGACACCGCCGTGGCCTTCACCAAGCAGCAGGACATCGTCCACCGCGTGGTGGGACCGGCCGGCATCGTGCTGGTCGGCGAGGGCAACGGCAACCGGCTCAAGCAGCTGCTGGCCTCCGAGCGGAGGCGCCACGAGCGCATCTCCGCCGACGTCTCGCTCTCGACCGTCGTCGTCGGTCGGGGTGAGGGCGAGGTGCCGCTGCCGGACCTGCGCAAGCGCATCACCAAGCAGAAGCGCACCCTCAAGCCCGCCGAGATGACCGACGTGCTCTCACGGCTGCGCGCGCTGGACGCGCACCGTCCGCCGGTGGGTCTGCCCAAGGGCCCCCTGCCGACGTCGATGAAGGGCATGCGCAGCCAGATGCGGGGCCGCTGACCTCCCGGTCGGTCCCGCGCTGACGGCCCCAGACCGCCCGTCAGCCCGTCGGCTGCTCGACCACGTCGCGCTGCGCCGGTGCGGTGATGTCGACGTCGACGTCGTAGGCGAGGAAGTCGGCCACGGTGCGTACCGAGGTGCCCTGCACCTCCAGGTCGGCCGTGGTGCGGCGTACGCGCCCGTCGTCGTCGATGGCGACCACCGAGGTGAGCTGCTCGGGGGCGGCGCCGGAGGCGAGCAGCTGGTCGTACAGCGGGTTCTGCTGGGCATCGGCGAACTCGCGGAAGTCCTGCACGACCCGGAAGCGCGTCACGTCCGCGCCGTTGACCCTGCTCTCGCCGAGCTTCTCGACGGACTGCACGGAGGCGATGGTGGCCTCGGCCTGCGCGCGGGGGTCGATCTGGTCGATCTGCTGCTGCAGCTGCTCGCCGATCTGACCGCCGGCCTCGGCGAGGTCGACCCGGGCGTACTTGCCCTGGGGGATGCCCGGGGCCTGCACGTAGAAGACCCCGTCGACGATCAGCGTCTGCAGCGTGCCGCCCCCGGCGCTCTGCGGCAACTCGGTGTCGAGCCGGGCGCTGAGCTCGCCGTCCTCGACCTGGGTGACGCCCCGGACGACCGTCTCCAGCGGCCCCTGGGGCGTGTCGACGGTGCTGACGACGCGCGTACGCACGCTCGTGTCCTCCTCCTCGGCTGCCTGCTGCACCAGGTCGACGTACTCCTGCTGCGCGGCGCTGTCGCCGCCCGAGGACCCTGAGGCCTCCGGGGACTCGCTCGGGCTCTCCTCGGCGGACTCGCTCGGGGACTGGCTGGGCGAGGCGCTCGCCGAGGCGTCGCCCGACCCGGCGGCCGGGTCCGTGTCGCCGTCCGAGCCGCACCCGGTCAGTGCGAGCGCGAGGGCGGCCGTGGTGGTCGTGAGGGCAGCGGGGAGTCGACGCATGGCACCTGCATACCCCGGGTGTGGAGGAACACTCGACATCGACCGGTCACCGCGGCGTGTCAGGATGTGCGGTGGCCCGCCACGGGCCTCCCGGACCCATCCGCCAGGCCCAGCGAGGCGAACCCACCACGTGACCTCCTCAGACGCAGCCCGCCCCTCCGTCGCCGTCGTCGGCGCCGGCATCTCGGGGCTGACCGCGGCGTACCTGCTGCGCGGGGACCACGACGTGACGTTGTTCGAGAGCGAGCCCCGGGCGGGCGGACACGCCCACACCCACGACGTCGATCTGGCCGACGGCTCACCGGCCGCGGTCGACTCCGGTTTCATCGTGCTGAACGACCGCACCTACCCCGTGGTCAACCGGCTCTTCGCCGAGCTCGGGGTGCGCACCCGGCCCACGGAGATGTCGATGAGCATCACCTGCGACGGCTGCGGTCTCTCCTTCGCCGGCGGCCGCAAGCTGCCCGGCATCTTCGCCCAGCGTCGCCGGCTGCTCGACCCGCGGTTCCTGCGGTTCCTGCTGGACGTGAAGCGCTTCCAGCGCACGGCGCTCGCTCTGCTCGAGGGCGCCGAGGCCGGCGGCGAGACCGGGCTCGCGGAGCACCCGCTGTCCTACGGGGACTTCCTCTCCCAGGAGGGCTTCGGCGACTACTTCGTGGCCCACTACGCCATGCCGGTCGTCTCGTGCGTCTGGTCGATGGGGTACGAGGAGGCCCGCGGCTACCCCGCGGCGTACCTCTTCGCCTTCCTGCGCCACCACGGCTTCCTGTCGGTCTCGGGCTCGCCGACCTGGCACACGGTCGTCGGGGGTTCCCGCACCTACGTCGAGACGATCCTGCAGCGCCTGCGCTCCGACGCAGGCCACGGGGTCGAGGTCGCCAACGGCGTGACGGCGGTCGCCCGGGTCGACGGTGGTGTCGAGGTCACCGACGGCTCGGGGCGTACGCGCCGCTTCGACAAGGTCGTGCTCGCCACGCACGCCGACACCTCCCTGGCGCTGCTGAGCGACCCGACGCCGAAGGAGAAGGAGCTGCTCGGCGCCTTCGGCTACTCGACCAACCAGACCTTCCTGCACCGCGACATGACCACGATGCCGTCCGTGCCCGGGGCGCGCGCCGCGTGGAACTACCGCCTCGACACCTGCGACGCGACGACGGACCGCACGCGGGTGACGTACTGGATGAACCGCCTGCAGGGGCACCCCGAGTCCAGCCCGCTGCTGGTGACGCTCAACCCCGACGACGCGCCCGCCGAGGTCATCGCGGAGATGACCTACGAGCACCCCACCTACACCGCGGAGTCGGTGGCTGCGCAAGCGCGCCTGGGTGAGCTCGGCGACGGCGTGACGGCGTTCGCGGGCGCCTACCACGGGTGGGGCTTCCACGAGGACGGCGCGCGCTCGGGCGTCGCGGCGGCCGCCTCCCTGGGGGTCGACTGGTGAGCGCGGCCCACGAGCTGGACGACCACGCGGCTCAGGCGGCGCCCACCCCGGAGCGCGCGTACGTCTCCCTGCCCGCCTCGCTGCCCGCGTCGGTACGCACCCGCGTGACGCACCGGCGGACGAAGCCGTTCTCCTACGGCTTCACCCACCACACGACCGCCTGGGTCGTCGACGCGGCGGACCCCGAGGCGGCGTTCCCCCGGTGGCTGCGACCGCTGGCACGCATCCGCTCGCGCGACCACTTCGGCGACGGTGACGCCTCGCTGCAGGAGAAGGTGCGGCGCTTCGTCGCCGCCGAGGGCCTGGGGTGGGCGACCGACCGTGTGGTCGGGCTGTGCGCTGCTCGGAGCCTCGGTCACGTCTTCGACCCGTTGAGCGTCTGGTTCTGCTTCGATGCCGACGGCGAGCCCACCGGTGTGCTCGCCGAGGTGCACAACACCTACGGCGAGCGTCACACCTATCCCCTGCCGATCCAGCGCGGCCGCGCCGCGGTGGACAAGGACTTCTACGTCTCCCCGTTCTTCACCGTCGAGGGCCGCTACGACATCCGCGTACGCCTCGACTCCGACCGTGTCGCGGTCGCGATCTCGCTGAGCCAGGACGGCGAGGTCGTCTTCACCGGCTCCGAGGCCGGCGCGCTGCGACCGGTGCGCTCCCGGCTCGACACCCTCCGCGCCGTGCTGCGGGACCCGGCCCCGGCCCTCCGGGTCGCCGCGCTGATCCGCTGGCACGGCATCACGCTCTGGATCAAGCGGCTCCCGGTCGTCCGCCGCCGCCCCCACGCCACCCAGGAAGGCATGACGTGACCACTCTGCAGACTGCTCGCGCCCGGCTCGCGCCGCCCGCTCCCGCGTACGGGATCAAGGGCACGCTGGCCCAGAAGGTGCTCTCGCGCATCCTGCGCAAGGTGCCGGTCAACGTGTCGCTGCCCGGCGGCGAGCCGCTCGGGCCGGTCGGACCCGGCCGGCCGGAGATCCAGATCCTCAAGCCGCGGCAGTTCTTCGCGCGGCTGGCCGACTCCCCGATGATCGGGCTCGGCGAGGCCTACATGGAGCGCGACTGGAACCCTGCGCCCGGGTCGGACCTCGCCGACGTGCTGGCGCCGTTCGCCGCTCGGCTCACCGAGCTGATCCCGCCGACGTTCTACCGCATGCGGCACGTGGTGATGCCGAAGCTCGGCAGCCGCGAGGAGAACACGGTCACCGGTGCCCGGGAGAACATCCACCGGCACTACGACCTCTCCAACGACATGTTCGCGCAGTTCCTGGACCCGTCGATGATGTACTCCTCGGCCCTGTTCGACTCCCTCAGCACCCCGCCGACGCTCGCCGACCTCGAGGCCGCGCAGGCCGAGAAGATCGACCGGATCCTGGACCGCGCAGGTGTAGGTGAGGGCTCACGGGTGCTGGAGATCGGCACCGGCTGGGGCACGCTCGCGATCCGTGCCGCGCAGCGGGGGGCACGGGTCGTCACCGTGACGATCTCCGAGCACCAGGCCGAGCTCGCGCAGGAGCGCGTCGACGCCGCCGGGGTCACCGACCTCGTCGACATCCGCCTGCAGGACTACCGCGACGTCGTCGGCGAGTACGACGCGGTCGTGAGCGTCGAGATGATCGAGGCCGTGGGCGAGAAGTACTGGCCGACCTACTTCGCGAAGATCGACGAGGTGCTCGCACCGGACGGCAAGGTCGTGATCCAGGCGATCCTGCTCGAGCACCACCGCATGGTGGCCACGCGCAACACCTACACGTGGATCCACAAGTACATCTTCCCCGGCGGGCTGCTCCCCTCGACCGAGGCGATCGCCGGTGTGCTGGGCGAGCACACCACCATGCGGGTCACCGAGAACTTCTCGATGGGCCAGCACTACGCGCACACGCTGCGGCTGTGGCGCGAGCAGTTCCTCGCCAACTGGGAGCAGATCGCGCCGCTCGGCTTCGACGAGCAGTTCCGTCGCATGTGGGAGTTCTACCTCGCCTACTGCGAGGCGGGTTTCCGCACGGGCTACCTCGACGTCGCCCAGATCCGCATGGAGCGCTGAGGCCGTCTTCCGGCTCGCGCTCAGCGGCGCACGACCACGCTGCGCACCGCGAGGTCCTGGAGGCCGCGGCGGTCGCGGTCCCAGATCACGGCCGGGATCACCAGGCAGATCAGCAGGTGGCGTACGAGCGAGGCGATCAGGTTCAGCGGACGCCGGTCGACGCTGATGACCCCGATGCGCACGATCGACTGCCCGAAGGAGCCACCGATGGTGGCGGTCAGGATGCTCGCCTCGGCGAAGTAGATGACCAGAGGCCAGAAGCCGGTGTTGTCGTAGCCGACGACACCGATCGCGAGCAGCGATGCAGCCGCCCAGTCGATGAACAGCGCCAGGATGCGCTGTCGCCAGCTCGCGAGGGAACCGCTGCCCGCCTCCGGCAGACCCAGACGCTGTCCCGGGTAGAGGTCGACGTCCCGCGGGTCCCGGGGATCGCCGGCGGCGTACGCGCTGCTCATGGCACCACGGTAGCCAGCGGCACCCCGCCCACCTGCGCCGCCGCCGGTGACCCGTGTTACATGCCTGAAACAGTCGGGATACGGTCGAGAAACCGCTCCTGCCTAGCGTGAGAGCGCTTGGGCACGGCGCCCACGACGCTGTCCTCCCCGCAGCCGGCAGAGCGCCACGCCCACCGAGCCTTGCCCAATGACGGTCGCACGCGCGGCCAAGGAGGACGAATGTTCCAGAACTCAGAAGAGCTGCTGAAGTTCATCAAGGACGAGGGCGTCGAGATGGTCGACGTCCGCTTCTGCGACCTTCCCGGCGTGATGCAGCACTTCACGGTGCCGGTGAGCTCGTTCGACGAGTCCGTCTTCGAGGACGGTCTGAACTTCGACGGCTCGTCCATCCGTGGCTTCCAGGCCATCAACGAGTCCGACATGTCGCTGTTCCCGGACGTGACGACGGCGTACGTCGACCCCTTCCGCAAGAACAAGACGCTGAACGTCAACTTCTTCATCCACGACCCGATCACGGGCGAGGCCTACTCCCGCGACCCGCGCAACATCGCGCGCAAGGCGCTGGCGCACCTGGACTCCACCGGCGTGGCCGACACCGCCTTCTTCGCTCCCGAGGCGGAGTTCTACGTCTTCGACGACGTGCGCTACTCCACCGACGCCAACCACGGCTTCTTCTTCCTCGACTCCGAGGAGGGCTGGTGGACCCGCGGCCGCGAGGAGGAGGGCGGCAACCTGGGCTACAAGACCCGGATCAAGGGCGGCTACTTCCCGGTCGAGCCGTACGACCACCAGAGCGACCTGCGCGCGGACATGGTCAAGAACCTCGAGACCTGCGGCCTGCTCGTCGAGCGCGCCCACCACGAGGTCGGCACCGGCGGTCAGGCGGAGATCAACTACCGCTTCGACACGCTGCTCAAGGCCGCGGACGACGTGATGAAGTTCAAGTACCTCATCAAGAACACCGCCTGGCAGGCCGGCAAGTCCGTCACCTTCATGCCGAAGCCCCTCTTCGGCGACAACGGCTCGGGCATGCACGTGCACCAGTCGCTGTGGAAGGGCGGCGAGCCGCTGTTCTACGACGAGACCGGCTACGGCGGCCTCTCGGAGATGGCGCGCCACTACATCGGCGGCATCCTCAAGCACGCGCCGGCGGTGCTCGCGTTCACCAACCCGACGGTGAACTCCTACCACCGTCTGGTGCCGGGCTACGAGGCCCCGATCTCGCTGGTGTACTCCAGCCGCAACCGGTCCGCCTCGGTCCGTATCCCGATCACGGGAGCGAACCCGAAGGCCAAGCGCGTCGAGACCCGCTTCCCGGACCCGTCGGCCAACCCCTACCTCGCGTTCTCCGCGCTGATGCTCGCGGGCCTGGACGGCGTGAAGAACAAGATCGAGCCGGCCGCGCCGATCGACAAGGACATCTACGAGCTGCCGCCGGACGAGATGGCCGACATCGACCAGGTGCCGACCTCGCTCGGCGCCGTGCTCGACGCGCTCGAGGAGGACCACGACTTCCTGACCCAGGGCAACGTGTTCACCCCCGACCTGATCGAGACGTGGATCGAGTACAAGCGCGAGAACGAGATCGCCCCGGTGCAGCTGCGGCCGCACCCGCACGAGTTCGAGCTGTACTACGACATTTAGTCCCGCGTGGGTCAAGCCCACCGGCTGAGTGCCTGAGAACGGCCCCTGACCTGCGAAGACACCTTTCAACGTCTTCCAGCGTCAGGGGTCGTTTCTCGTTCGTCTGCGGCCCCAGTGCGGCCCAAGGGTGGTTTGGGACGGGAAGACAGCCCCCAGTATCGGCAAGCCCGAAGGACGACCAAGGGTACGTTCCACTGCCCGATGCGGTCTTGGAGGCGATCAATGCGCACATGACCGCCTACCCGCCGATCGAGGTGACCCTTCCCTGGGACCGGACGGACGGGAAGCCCACGACCTTTTCGCTTCTCCTGTACAGCCGCGAGAGGAAGGCGCTGGGACGGAACTACATCAACACGTTCATCTGGAAGCCCGCGTTGAAGCGAGCCGGGGTCCCGATGACGCGGGAAAACGGCAGCCACGCCCTGCGGCACTTCTACGCCAGTACAGCACTCCACGAAGGTGAGTCGATCAAGGCCCTGAGTGAGTACCTCGGTCACGCCGACCCCGGCTTCACGCTGCGCACCTACACCCACCTCGTCGAGGACAGCGCCGAGCGCACGAAGCGAGCAGTCGACGCCGTGTTCGGGCACGGTACGCCGGAGCCCGCCTCAGACCGTGCAGGACCTGACGATGACCTCGTGGACGACGTTGAGCCCGACGCGAAGGACGACGACGCCTGAGCACGTGCGGCTTGAGCTTCGCCATCGGTAGAGTCTTGAAAGGGCCGAACTGGGTCTAGTCGTCATCGCCAGCGCGCGCCACTCGGCCTTCAACCGCAGACGCTTGAACAGGAGCGCGTTGACCGCCACCAGGAAGCTGGACCTGGACAATTGATTGTGCCCTGCAGGAAGGAGACACCCCATGACGCCCGGCGGGAACCCCGCTTTGCGCTTGCCACTCCTGGCGAGGATGGCGAATGACATGAGTCACCACGGGTCACTGCGCCGCTCGACAGCGGCTGGCATGTGGGCTGCTTACTCGGCCCACACGGCCCTTGTCACATGGTCATTGGGCCGTCAGCCTGCGCGCCTTCGTATCCCTGCGAGACCGGCTCAGGTCGCCGGTGCGGCCATTTCCGCGGCGGGGTTTGGCCTCTGCATCGCGGGGATGAGGCGGTTCGCCGGAGTCGAGGAGCTCACGGGCACCCGCAACCAGGCGCTACTGACAGCCGGCGTCTACCGGTTCTCACGCAACCCTCAGTACCTCGGGTATCTGGCCGCATTAGCCGGCGCGGGTCTGAGCCGGCGCAGCGGTGCAGCTCTGCTCTCTACCGCAGTCCTGGCTTTCGCGTACTCGGCATGGATACCGGTGGAGGAGCAGCACATGTCCCGGCTGTACGGGAGGGACTACAGCGACTACTGCCGTCGGACGCGGCGCTGGTGGGGTCGGCGCGGCTGATCGCGTTTGCGTCCACACCCCGCGAGGGCTTCCAGTGGTAGAGGGAATCCTGCTCGTACTCGCGCTCGCGCCGCCTCCTGACTGAATCTCTTCAGCGGGACGGCAGGAGGGCTGCCAGGTTACGAGTTCGCCCACGCGTCGCTCTGGGTGAGGCGCAGCAGGTAGGCCAGCGGCGGGAGGACCAGGACTATCGCGAGGCCCACGGCGACGAGCAGTCCCTGCATCGTCGCCGGGGCGCCGGCGGCCTCGCCGATGGTCACCTCACCGACGAGCAGCCAGGGGTACTGGCCGACGCCCCACCCGGAGACCACGGAGGCGACCGCTACCACAGCCGGCCAGCGGGCTGCGGCGTAGCGCCGGCGCCACAGCAGCACCAGCGTCGCGGCGCCGGACATGGCCGAGAGCACCACGAGCGGAGCGGCACGCCCCGTCAACCCGTCACTGAGCACGGGGGCGTCTTGGAGGATCGGCATCAGCGCCGCGAAGACGACCGACCCAGTGACGACGCCCACGGCTAGCGCTCGTCTCCGCAGGTCCTCGGTGAGGCGGGTTCGACGGCTGCGATAGGCGTCGGCGGCGAGGAAGACGCCTGCTAGGAACGCGCACGTCCCGATGGCGATCACCCCGCCGAACAGCGAGGTCGGGTTGAGCCACGACGCCCAGCGATCACCCGACCCGTCCGCGGGCACCCGGCCGGAGGCGATGGCACCTGCGACGGTGCCGAGGAAGAACGGGGTGATGATCGAGGACACGGCGAAGACGACGCCGAACAGCCGCGCCTGGCCGAGGGTGGCGGAGTACTTGCGGAAGGCGAAGCTGGCGCCGCGGAGCACGATGCCGATCAGCGCGAACAGCATTGGCAGGACGAGGGTCGACATCGCGGCGGCGAAGGACTCCGGGAACCCGGTCCACCAGATGACCAGCACGTAGATCAGCCACACGTGGTTGGCCTCCCACACCGGGCCGATGCTGTGGTCCACCAGCGTGCGAAGCTCTGCACCTCGGCGGCTGTCGCCGGCGGTCAGGTCGAAGAACCCGGACCCGAAGTCGGCGCCGCCCAGCACGGCGTAGGCGACGACGCCGGCGAACATCGCGGCGGCGACCGCGACCTCGAGGCTCATCGACTGACCGCCTCTGTCTCGGGGGCGTACGGGCTGGGCAGGTCGGTCTCGCCGTCTCGCCACCGGCGTGCCATCGACCTCAGGACCACGACGGCGCCGATCGTCATCGCGGCGTAGATGACCGTCGAGATCCCGAGCAGCCACCACAGCGACGAGCTGTAGTCGCCGACCGCCTCGGGCGTGCGCATCACGCCGTACACCACCCACGGCTGCCGGCCCACCTCGGTGGCCACCCAGCCCGCCTCGAGGGCGATCACGGCCAGCGGCCCCGCGGCCGCCGCGGACCGCAGGAACCACTTCTTCGTCAGCAGGTCGCGGCCTCGCCGTCGCTGCATCCAGAACCAGGCGACGCCGGCGGCGAGCAGGGTGCCGATCCCGACCATGGTCTGGAAGGCGAGGTGGGTGATGTTGACCGGTGGCCGGTCCTCCTCGGGGATGGTGTCGAGGCCGGGCACCGGCTCGTCGAGCGAGTTCATCGCGATCAGCGAGCCCAGGACCGGGATGTCGATCGCGCCCACGACCTCGCCGTCGACCAGGACACCGCCAAGCCGCAGCGGTGACGGACTCTCGGTCGTCTCCGCGAGCTCGAACGCCGCCAGCTTCGCCGGTTGCCGCTCGTCGAGACCTGCGCCGAGCACGTGCCCGACGAACGGCTGGGTGAGCGCGGCGACGGAGGCGAACACGAACGGCACCAGGAAGCCGAGCCGATGGTGGGTGTCGCGACGACCACGCAACATCCCGACCGCGTAGACACCGGCGACGCTGAAGCCGGCCACCATGTAGGCGCCGACCCACATGTGGGCGAACTGGAGGAACGCGTGCTGGTTGAACAGCACCGCCCACGGCTGGACGTCAGTGACCTCGCCGTCGACGAGCCGGAAGCCGGTCGGCACGTTCATCCAGGCGTTGACCGCGACGACGCAGTAGGCGCCGACGACGCCCGTCACCGCCATCGGCAGCACCATCAGGACATGCCGCTTGGGGGGCATGCGGCCCCAGCCGTAGAGGTAGATGCCCAAGAAGATCGCCTCGAGGAAGAAGGCGAGGCCCTCGAAGGCGAAGGGCAGGCCGAGCACGTCACCGTAGGTCCCCATCAGGCCGGGCCACAACAGCCCCATCTCGAAGCTGAGGACCGTGCCCGACACCGCGCCGATCGCGAACAGCACCGCCGAGACCTTCGCCCACCGCTGGGCGAGGGTGAGCGCGACCGGGTCCTGGCGTCGGATTCCCCGCAGGTGCATCACGAAGATCATCGCCGGGAAGGCGACGCCGAAGCACGCCAGCACGATGTGCCAACCCAGTGACAGCGCCATCTGCTGACGGGCCGGGAGCAGACCTGCAGGTTCGGCCGCCGTGGCGGCCTGGACGACGGTCTCGAGGACGATCTCCGGAGTCAGCACCTCATCAACGCTACGGTCCGGGGCCCGCCGCACCAGACTTTGTGAAGGACTCCACGAACACCTGCACTGCCCCTCGCGACGGCGTACTTGAGGGTCACCAGGTCGCTTCGTGGCACTCGCGGGCGGGGTCGACCTCGACCTGGAGGGTCGCATGCTCGATGCCGTGTCCGTCGCGCAGGGCCGCCTGGGCGCCGCTCAGCACGGTCTGGGTGTCGGCGCTGTCCTTCACCACGAGGTGGGCCGTGGCGACGTTCATGCCCGAGGTGAGCGTCCAAGCATGGAGGTCGTGGATCTCGGCCACCCCCGGCAAGTTCTCAAGGTCGTGCACGACGGCCTTGAGGTCAACGTCGTGGGGTGCGTGCTGGCCCAGGACAGCCAGGACCTCACGTCCCAGGATCACGGCACGGACGGCGACGAACACGCCGATCGCCACGGCAACCAGGGTGTCCCACAGGCCGTCGCCGGTGAGGCCTACGAGTACGCCGGCCACGAGGACGCCGACACTGCCGGCCGCGTCAGCCATCACTTCGAGATAGGCGCCCTTGACGTTGATCGACTCCTGGGCACCGCCCCGGAGCAGCACGAGGCAGGCAAGGTTGATCGCGAGACCGATGGCACCGACGATCATCATCGGACCGAAGGCCGGCTCGACGAGCTCACCAATGCGACTGATCGCCTCCACCACGACGTAGGCGGCAACCCCGAGCATGATCAGGACGGTCAGTCCGGACGCGAACACCTCGGCCCGGTAGGAGCCGTAGGTGCGACGTCCCGACGCATCGGGTCGAGTGGCAATCTTGGTGGCCACCAGCGCCGCACCCAAGGCGACCACGTCCGCGGCCATGTGGCCCGCGTCGGAGATCAGCGCGAGCGAACCACTGACAAGTCCGACGGTCAGTTCGGCCACGAAGAAGCTCGCGACGAGACCGAAGGCGAGGGCGAGGCGCCACCGGTGACGACCGCCCGCGTGTCCATGCCCGTGCCCGGCGCCCATCAGAGGTCATCCCCGGCCGTCGGACAGTCGGTGGCGGCCTCGAAAGTGACCGCGAGGACGCGTTCGGCGGCCGCCAGCACGTCGCGCACCGGGACTCCCGGGGTCAGCGAGAACACGGAAGCGCGCCCGCGAGGCCGAGACTGCACCAGCCCGCAGTCGCGCAGGCACGCCAGATGCTTGGACGCGGTGGACTGCGCGAGGCCGAGGTGGTCCACGAGGTCGACCACCCGGTGGGGGCCCAGGTGAAGGTGGCCCAATATCGCCAGCCGCGAGGGATCACCCAGGGCACGGAACAGCGCCGCGGACGCCTCCGAGTCCCCCCGGCCCACCTTCCGAACTGCAGTATCGCCTATTGGCGACATCATCGTCATGCCACGATGCTAAGGCCATTGAGTTGCCGATGTCCACGCACTCCGACCGGATTGCTACTATCGCGCATAGTAGACCAAGGAGAGGCGGAGACCAGTGCGGAAGCAGACCAAGGGAGCCCTCGGGGCCGGCGCGATCGTGGTGGCGGTGCTGGCAACCCTGCTGCTCGTGGGTCAGACTCGTGAGGACGACGGCGGCGCAGCCGCGGTGGAGACGTCGACCCAGGAGAGCGCCCTGGTCCGCTCGGACAGCCGCGTCCTCGGCGAGGAAGGTTCGAGCGACGTCACCTTCGTGGAGTTCCTCGACTTCGAGTGCGAGGCCTGCCGCGCGGCGTACCCGATCGTGGAAGATCTGCGGCAGAAGTACGCGGGCGAGGTGACCTTCGTGATCCGCTACTTCCCGCTGCCGGGCCACTTCAACTCCGAGCGGGCCGCGCGGGCCGTGGAGTCTGCCGCCCGTCAGGGAGAGCTTGAGGCGATGTACAGCAAGATGTACGAGACGCAGGAGAGCTGGGGCGAGGCCCAGGAGCCGCACGACGAGCTCTTCCGCAGCTTCGCCGAGGAGATCGGCCTCGACATGGAGCAGTACGACGCTGACTACGCCTCCGAGGAGGTCGCGGACCGGGTGGCGCGCGACCTGGAGGACGGCACCACGCTCGGTGTCCAGGGGACGCCGACCTTCTACCTCGACGGAGAGCTGTTCCAGCCCGAGACCGTGGACGACTTCTCGGCCGCTCTCGACGAGGCGCTCGCGGAGTGAGGCAGGAGCGCCGACTCGCCGCGGGGCTCGTCGTCGCCGGGCTGGTGGGTCTGGTGGCCTCCGCGGTGCTGTTGATCGAACGGATCCGGTTGGCCGAGGACAGCGAGTACGTCCCCACCTGC
This region includes:
- a CDS encoding cation diffusion facilitator family transporter, producing the protein MGAGHGHGHAGGRHRWRLALAFGLVASFFVAELTVGLVSGSLALISDAGHMAADVVALGAALVATKIATRPDASGRRTYGSYRAEVFASGLTVLIMLGVAAYVVVEAISRIGELVEPAFGPMMIVGAIGLAINLACLVLLRGGAQESINVKGAYLEVMADAAGSVGVLVAGVLVGLTGDGLWDTLVAVAIGVFVAVRAVILGREVLAVLGQHAPHDVDLKAVVHDLENLPGVAEIHDLHAWTLTSGMNVATAHLVVKDSADTQTVLSGAQAALRDGHGIEHATLQVEVDPARECHEATW
- a CDS encoding metalloregulator ArsR/SmtB family transcription factor; the encoded protein is MTMMSPIGDTAVRKVGRGDSEASAALFRALGDPSRLAILGHLHLGPHRVVDLVDHLGLAQSTASKHLACLRDCGLVQSRPRGRASVFSLTPGVPVRDVLAAAERVLAVTFEAATDCPTAGDDL
- a CDS encoding DsbA family protein: MRKQTKGALGAGAIVVAVLATLLLVGQTREDDGGAAAVETSTQESALVRSDSRVLGEEGSSDVTFVEFLDFECEACRAAYPIVEDLRQKYAGEVTFVIRYFPLPGHFNSERAARAVESAARQGELEAMYSKMYETQESWGEAQEPHDELFRSFAEEIGLDMEQYDADYASEEVADRVARDLEDGTTLGVQGTPTFYLDGELFQPETVDDFSAALDEALAE